In Litoreibacter ponti, the genomic stretch ACGGCTCGACCACCATCCGGCGCGAAAGCCTTTATCGGCCTCGCTGTCGTGAAATATCTGCGTCTTGGAGTCGGTCGTATCGGTCAATATCTTGGCCTCATCCAGCGATCCGCAAGCTTCATCACGATGGTCATCGCGATCACGATGACGACGAGATAGACGATGGCCAGAAGCGTGCCGTAGCCCACGTTGGAGCGATCCCGGTATTCGCGGAAGATAAAGGACGTGACGCTATCGGTGGCACCGCCCGGCCCGCCCGAGGTGACGTTGATGATGATGTCAGCGAGCTTAAGCTTGAATATGATGCGGATCAGGATCGCGGTGATCGAGACGGGCAGCATCAGCGGGAACGTGATCTCCCAGAAGCGCCGCCAGGGCGAGGCCCCATCGACTTCAGCCGCTTCACGAAGCTCGCGCGGAATGGCCTGAAGACCGGCGAGGATCATGATCATCATGAACGGGATGAACGTCCACGCATCCATCGCCATGATCCAGAAGCGCGCCAATTCGGCAGAGCCGAAGAAGCTGGGGCTGTCCCAGCCCAAATTGCGCAAAAGGCGCGAGACCGGACCGAAGCGGATCTCCAGCATCGACTTGCCGATCATCCAACTGACCGCAACAGGGCTCAGCATCAGCGGAAGCAGAAAGGCGACCCGGAAGAACTTGCGACCGCGGATTTGTGAATTGAGCATCAGTGCGAGGCCAAAGGCGATGGCGTATTCGACGATGATGGCTAGGCAGTACCAGACCATGTTGGTCATCGCGTTCCAGTAGAACGGATCGCCCCACATCTGGCGCACATTGTCGAGACCGTTGAACTGTCGCCCGTCCGGGCTGGAGAGGTTCCAATCGGAAAACGCGATGCCCAGCGCAAAGATCAGCGGGAAGATCACCATCGAGACGACGAAGATCGCCGCCGGGACCACAAAAAGCCGCCTTTTGCCCTGCTCCCCGTGGACCAGCACCTGCGCCCAGCAGAACGCGACGATCCAGGTGCAGTAAGCGTAGAGCGTCGGGCGCCAACTCTCAAACCCGAGGTCTATGGCACCACGGTGATCCAAGACTTGCAGAATAGCGACGAGGATCGTCAGAGCCGCCGTTACCCACACGATCAGACGCCCGAACTGCCGGCGCCCGTCCGAGATGTCGTCACGCGTGACAACATGGAGATACTCGCCCTCACTCATGTGTGGAGTGTGTCCCGTTACCCATTGATGCTCAAGAAAAAAGCGTGGCTGCCATTGCGGCGCAATCTAGCTCGCGCCTTTCGGTCAGGTTGGCCGCGCGCTTGCACGCGCGGCCATCCGTTTCATAGCCCCAGCGACGCCTTGTAAAGCGCGATCTGGCTGTCACGACCGATCTGGTCGGTGATCTCTTCCCAGGCGGCCGCGATTGCGTCTGCGGTTTCCTGCGCAGAGCCATATTGACCGGCAAAGCCCTTGGCCAACTCATCCTCGGCGACCGAGTAGTACTGGAAGATGCCCGGAATGCGCGGCTCGATGGCGGCGTTGGGGTGGTTGTAGCTGTCCGCGTTGGAGCCGAGATAGTCCTCGACATAGGCACGGTCGTAGCCTGCGGCCTCCCACTCTTGGAACTGGAAGTGCGAATTGCGATAGGGCTGGAAGCCCGACGGATAGGCCGACGTCCAAAGCGACAGGTCCTTGCCGCCCAGATGCGCTGCCGCGGACCACGCCGCCTTGCGCTTCTTCTCGTCGCCCGAGACGCGGTTGGTGACGTAGACGCCCCAGCCAATGTAGGCCATCTGCGGAGCTTCGTTCATCTCCTCCTCCCAGGCACCGGCGGCCGCGTTGTAGCGCCGCTCCGAGGCCGGGTTGATCCCGAAGCCGACGACGTCGCCCACAACCGAGGTGTCGGACGTCCGTGCGGACGAGCCCACATCGCCCCACCACATCAGCATCGAGCCGGTTCCCGCAAGGAACTGCTGGAACGCCGTCGTGCCCGGGTCCGCGTTGATCTGGTCGGTCGGGTAGGCATCTGCCTCGATCAGGTCGAGTACATCCTGGATGGCCTGCACGAAGCCCGGGTTGTTGACGCGCGGCTTCATGGTGTCCGGGTCGAACAGCCAGGCCGGATCATCCGGGTGCTTGGCGTAGGCCGCGGCACGGTTGAGAATGAAGTACATCCCGAAGCCACCCCAGCCCTTGAGCGGGTCAAGATACCCATGCGCCGGCAGGCCGGTCAGCGGGTCTTCCTTTCCGACAAGATCCTTCGTCACCTGATTGATCTGCTGCCATGTGCGCGGCACCTCGGCGCCACCGATGCCGCCGTCACCGAAATAGTCGGTCCGGTACGCGAAGGTGTGGCAGTCGCCATCGATCGTGATCCGGTAAGTCTTGCCATCCCATGTGCCGACCGGCTCTTTGAGGTAGTCGACAAGATCATCGGCCTCGATCTGCTCCTTAACCCATTCGGGCATCTCGTCGAGCAGGCCCTTGCCCGCGGTGTCACCCTCAAACGGTGCACCCATCTCGATGATGTCGAAATCAACGGTTCCGGTGGCAATCGCCTGCTGCAGACGCGGGTTGTAGTCGGCCTGCGCCAGATCGATCCAGTTGATCTTCGCGCCCGTGTAGGCCTCCCATGGCTTGAGGAAACCGCGAAACAGGAAGTTATGCAGGTTCTGGTTGTTGAGCCCCATGAAGGTCAGCTCGATCCCGTCGAACTCGCCTTCCTGCACACGCTCTTTGGTGGGCCCGAGGGTCAGTTCCCCAACCTTCTGCCAATCGGCATCCGTAGGCGAGCCTTGGCCGACGCCCGGAATGGAAAGAAGCTCCGCACGCAGGTTGGAATGGGCATCCGCCAAAACCGCCATTGGGATCGCACCGCTGGCGGCTGCCATGGCGCCGACACTCGCGGCCCCCTTCAGCAGTTTGCGACGGCTCATCTTATGGCGTGCCATCAACGCATTGTAATGTTCAACTTTCACTTAAATTTCTCCTCCCAAGAAGACGACGCAGTGTCGTCCCAAACCATCGGCGGACCGCAGCAAAAGTGGGATTGGGCTTTGCCTCTGTGCCCCCACGCAGCGCTCCCCGGTCTGCTCAGTGTTTCAGTGGAACCCTCATTGTGTCAACGATCTTGGGCGCGTGGCGCTGCCCGGCGTGGACAGAGCCGCATTGCTCCGCTAGCGTCGGGACCATACCGGGGAGGGTAGAATGGCGAACGTCGCGATCCGATCGCTGAAGAAGTCCTACGGCAATGTCGAAGTGATCCACGGGCTGGATATCGACATTGCGGATGGCGAATTTGTGGTCCTCGTTGGCCCCTCGGGCTGTGGCAAGTCGACCCTTCTGCGCATGATCGCAGGGCTCGAAGGCATCAGCTCCGGCGACATTCGTATCGGCGAGCGCCTGGTCAACAACCTGCCGCCCGCCGAACGCGACATCGCCATGGTCTTCCAGAACTACGCCCTCTATCCCCACAAGACAGTTGCTGCGAACATGGCTTTCGCGCTGCGCATGCGCCGCATGCCGAAGGCCGAAGTGCAAGAGCGCGTGGAGCGCGCCGCTGATGTCCTTGGCCTGACGCCCTATCTCGACCGATACCCCCGTGCGCTGTCCGGCGGCCAGCGACAGCGCGTGGCCATGGGGCGCGCGATCGTGCGCGATCCTCAGGTGTTTCTGTTCGACGAGCCGTTGTCCAACCTCGACGCGAAGCTGCGGGTCCAGATGCGCGCTGAGATTCGGGAGTTGCATCAACGGCTCTCGACAACCACGGTCTATGTCACCCACGACCAGATCGAGGCGATGACCATGGCAGACAAGATCGTGGTCCTGCGCGACGGGCACGTAGCGCAAATCGGCTCTCCACTGGAACTTTACGACAAGCCCGCCAACGCATTCGTGGCCGAATTCATCGGATCGCCGTCGATGAACCTGATCAACGCGACGCTGTCCCATGCCGATGGCGGCGTGTGGGCTAGCGTTGGGTCCGCGCGCTTTCCGGTCGCGGGCAATGACGGAACCGAAGACGGGCGCTCGGTCTGGATCGGGGTGCGCCCTGAAGCCCTGATGGTGGCCGATGATGGTCTTCCCGCGGAGGTCACCGTGGTGGAGCAGACCGGTTCGGAGACGCATGTCATTTTGCGCGCGGACGGAACGGAAATGACCGCCGTGCTTCGCGACCGTCGAGAGCTCAGGCCCGGCCAGAAGATACACCTGAAACCGCAAAGCGATGCCGTACATTTCTTCGACCCCGAAAGTGGTGCGCGGATCGGCTGAAGGGAGACACCAAGGATGCTCAAGGGAATTGACAGCAGGCTGAACGCCGAGGTGCTTTTTGCACTTCGGGCGATGGGGCACGGAGACGCGCTGGTGATCGCGGATACGAATTTCCCGTCCGATCAGGTGTCGCGCTCGACTGTCCTCGGGGAGCTTTTGCGCATGGATAACCTGACGGCGGCCGAGGCCGCGGAAGCCGTGTTGAGCGTGATGCCGCTTGATACTTTCGTTGATGATTTCGCCGGACGGATGGAAATGGTCGACGCCAAGGACGAGGTGCCGCCGGTTCAGGCTGAGGTGCAAGAGGTGATCGACACCGCCGAAGGGCGCTCCCGCCCGATGATCGGCATTGAACGGTTCGAGTTCTATGACCGCGCCCGCGAGGCCTACGCCGTGATCCAGACCGGCGAGCGGCGCTTTTACGGCTGCTTCATGTTCCGCAAGGGCGTGATCCCACCCGAGGAGTAAGGCGCATGACCAGCAAGATTGTCATCCTTGGCGTTTTCGTCGCCGACACCGCCTACCGGACGGACCGCCAACCAAGGATCGGCGAAACGATCCTTGGAAAAAGCTTCGCGCTCGGCCCCGGCGGCAAAGGCTCAAATCAGGCCGTCGCCGCAGCGAAGGCCGGTGGAGACGTGCATTTCATCACGCGCCTTGGCGACGATATCTTCGCACAGATGGCGCATGACACCTGGGACGCCGCCGGGGTGATCCCCGAAGTCACGATCGATCACGAAAGCTACACCGGCGCGGCCTATATTTTCATCGACGACAACACCGGCGACAACGCCATCATCGTCTCCCCTGGCGCTGCCGGGCGGATATCCGTCGCCGATGTCGAGGCCAAGACGCAGCTCATCCAATCTGCCGATGTCTTCGTGACCCAATTCGAGCAGCCGATGGAGGCCGCGCACCGCGCCCTGGAAATCGCCCGCGCCGGCGGCACGAAGACGATCCTGAACCCTGCCCCTGCCGCAGCGGTGTCCGATGATATGCTCGCGCT encodes the following:
- a CDS encoding ABC transporter ATP-binding protein — translated: MANVAIRSLKKSYGNVEVIHGLDIDIADGEFVVLVGPSGCGKSTLLRMIAGLEGISSGDIRIGERLVNNLPPAERDIAMVFQNYALYPHKTVAANMAFALRMRRMPKAEVQERVERAADVLGLTPYLDRYPRALSGGQRQRVAMGRAIVRDPQVFLFDEPLSNLDAKLRVQMRAEIRELHQRLSTTTVYVTHDQIEAMTMADKIVVLRDGHVAQIGSPLELYDKPANAFVAEFIGSPSMNLINATLSHADGGVWASVGSARFPVAGNDGTEDGRSVWIGVRPEALMVADDGLPAEVTVVEQTGSETHVILRADGTEMTAVLRDRRELRPGQKIHLKPQSDAVHFFDPESGARIG
- a CDS encoding carbohydrate ABC transporter permease — encoded protein: MSEGEYLHVVTRDDISDGRRQFGRLIVWVTAALTILVAILQVLDHRGAIDLGFESWRPTLYAYCTWIVAFCWAQVLVHGEQGKRRLFVVPAAIFVVSMVIFPLIFALGIAFSDWNLSSPDGRQFNGLDNVRQMWGDPFYWNAMTNMVWYCLAIIVEYAIAFGLALMLNSQIRGRKFFRVAFLLPLMLSPVAVSWMIGKSMLEIRFGPVSRLLRNLGWDSPSFFGSAELARFWIMAMDAWTFIPFMMIMILAGLQAIPRELREAAEVDGASPWRRFWEITFPLMLPVSITAILIRIIFKLKLADIIINVTSGGPGGATDSVTSFIFREYRDRSNVGYGTLLAIVYLVVIVIAMTIVMKLADRWMRPRY
- a CDS encoding RbsD/FucU family protein, with protein sequence MLKGIDSRLNAEVLFALRAMGHGDALVIADTNFPSDQVSRSTVLGELLRMDNLTAAEAAEAVLSVMPLDTFVDDFAGRMEMVDAKDEVPPVQAEVQEVIDTAEGRSRPMIGIERFEFYDRAREAYAVIQTGERRFYGCFMFRKGVIPPEE
- a CDS encoding extracellular solute-binding protein, producing the protein MSRRKLLKGAASVGAMAAASGAIPMAVLADAHSNLRAELLSIPGVGQGSPTDADWQKVGELTLGPTKERVQEGEFDGIELTFMGLNNQNLHNFLFRGFLKPWEAYTGAKINWIDLAQADYNPRLQQAIATGTVDFDIIEMGAPFEGDTAGKGLLDEMPEWVKEQIEADDLVDYLKEPVGTWDGKTYRITIDGDCHTFAYRTDYFGDGGIGGAEVPRTWQQINQVTKDLVGKEDPLTGLPAHGYLDPLKGWGGFGMYFILNRAAAYAKHPDDPAWLFDPDTMKPRVNNPGFVQAIQDVLDLIEADAYPTDQINADPGTTAFQQFLAGTGSMLMWWGDVGSSARTSDTSVVGDVVGFGINPASERRYNAAAGAWEEEMNEAPQMAYIGWGVYVTNRVSGDEKKRKAAWSAAAHLGGKDLSLWTSAYPSGFQPYRNSHFQFQEWEAAGYDRAYVEDYLGSNADSYNHPNAAIEPRIPGIFQYYSVAEDELAKGFAGQYGSAQETADAIAAAWEEITDQIGRDSQIALYKASLGL
- the rbsK gene encoding ribokinase, which encodes MTSKIVILGVFVADTAYRTDRQPRIGETILGKSFALGPGGKGSNQAVAAAKAGGDVHFITRLGDDIFAQMAHDTWDAAGVIPEVTIDHESYTGAAYIFIDDNTGDNAIIVSPGAAGRISVADVEAKTQLIQSADVFVTQFEQPMEAAHRALEIARAGGTKTILNPAPAAAVSDDMLALCDYITPNETEAEGITGIAVKTPDDAARAADWLLDHGVGAAIVTLGAQGVFYKDREIALHVPAIEAGKLVETTGAGDAFNGGFAVALAEGMSAEQALRFGCATAGISVTRPGTAPSMPDRSEIDALLD